ACACAAACAGATACAGTATCATTCTATTAGTATTTCAtgttttgtgacaaccctgatcACAATGCCGACGCTGGCAACAAGGCTGCCGCAATTGTATGAATCTCATTAAACTACTAAAGTACTGTACAGTCGACCACAAGTCAAGTTACCCCGCCTAGATCTTTATGCCATGGTAATAGGGGCGAGCTTGCAATGAATGTACACATAAATTCGCTACTGACCTGTTGATACGTATAAGATGGCGATTTTTCCTTAGGCGAGTTTAGTTTTTCATATTGCTCGTAGAAAGCGGTAAAATATTTGTggtacctgaaataaaatatataaaattatcaaaaaatatacaaaaagctaaatatacaaaatgtacaaaaattagaaaagttttttcaaaaatttcatttttgctacaatttttttaatgtcgtcGGAGAGATCTATCTAGTGGCagttaacgcctgacaaaaaccCATATcagtgctgtaaaccgttgaagagttccctcgttgggagccgagcTCATGGGTGAAATgggtgaaataaatttaatgtgaaaatataaagcGTTACACAACATCAGGTCACGATTATCATAGTAAGTAATGTATTGTCATGGATATTAActgacgtgggaaatttcaactcagtGGGACAACTGGAAGCAGGAGAAATCTAACAAGATTTGTTTACAGCAAACATTAAAACGGATAAACCCTGCGAGGTTTTCGCGGTTCGGTAATGTTATTGTGTGTATTTGTGGAAATTTACtgaatttatgataaaaaaaaaaattaggacaggtgaaattataatcttttatagctataacatgtcccactgctgtgCAACAGCCTCCCCTCTCTCTTTCCACGTGTCCCTTTTTTTGGTCTTCTCTATCCAAGACATTGgatggagaaaataaattaaattaaagcttgtaaaaaaaaactgctcaCCAATCTGCAAATTTATGAGGTGGTACCGTAATCCATTTTGTTACAGGGTCTAACTCCACCATTTTGGTTATTGACCCCTTGTACGAGATGTTGTACAATTTACCTGAAAAAAGATTGTTTTAAGTCTTTTCAACAGCATTGCCAAAGTGGGCTTATAGAGCCCGGCcgtttttttctataaaatattctcttaATTTACTGTTACCAAATATtaggtaatatattaatttgtaggTAAAATGTGAACTTGTCCCATCTGAAGTTTAACAACTCATGTGAcatatgggatattaactcaactaCACACACATTTTACTCACCATTATTGGTGGTGTATGGTGTTGTGTATGGAGTGTCCCACAAATATGAACATGTCCAATCTGAAGTATCTCACAACTACTGAGACGTATGGGGTATTATCACAACTATAGTACATTTTACTCACCAATAAGTGTACCCATAGAGTGTCCCACAAATATAAACTTGTCCCATCTGAAGTGTCTCACAACTAGTGTGACGACGTACACAAGATCATACACACTTATCATCATGCCGGGTGGGTACCGATCTGACCTGCCATTGCCCGGTAATTCAATTGCTGTAAAACATGTGTGTTTATTatccacttgtttccggtgaaggaaatcgTGAAGAAATCTGCACTCGAGTTgataatttgaaatacatCTCTATCTCTCACCTTTCGAATGTATCGGTTTATCCTGCTGCCAAAGGGATCGAGAAgtcaatggcaaaccacttcattaacaTTGCCCAGATAGTTGTTGTGTATCATTCCACTTAATCACAAGTCTACATATATAGTCCACTTAATCACTTGAAGCGATGACGGAGTACTGGGTAAGACGCCTATGGATCTCAGGTTCTCTCAGGTCTCAGGTTTGTATCCTGCtcatgccatatgagtttgtatatcaatctgactaaTATATAGTAGtgttcatagaccaccacttgtttctggtgaaggaaaacattgtgaggaaacctgcacactggtggacaatttagttcactagtgtgtatgcgactacctgccactagatagtcgtaagtcatgtcagatgcctttatgctactttaataaaatctgacaccagtgttagcaataacacactcgatatgatgatgacaaGTCTATAAAGAAGGATATATAAGAATTCTCACCtatgtaataaaagttattaggTAATAAGGACACTAGTGGTCTGAACGTAGCCGCTGTGTCTCTGGCCCCGTGTACTAGAAGAACTGGCGGGTTGAAGCAGTCTCCCCATGCTACCActgcaaattaaatagaacATTACTTACGACCTGCCCCGTCTTGACACGgttgcaatattatgcatgttatccATGTTATTAATGAGAAAGTGTGATTTCCAACTATTTTTAGAACCAATATAGTATTGGATGCGCTGGCCATTAAAAGAAAGTAGGTAGATAggtaattgatttaaaaaatatagtatacttattaaaatatacatttatattttatttttatttttttattaagtaatatgaataattaGGCCAGTATATTATAGATGGTCTTATCCTAGTGCAATCTCTGCCAGGTTACCTTGAGTAAAGGACATAAAAAAggatttgtttaataaatacctGACTTTTATCTGAATTTTATAGAATGTTTTTATACTTGGTAATTAACGTTATTCTATTCGAAATGTATGATATCATTAAAAACAAGAGTAAACAATTATCTAATGATTTACATAAGGCATCAGgtgcaaataaaatgtattgttaaaGTGCAAAGTTCAATTTTTTGAGACAGTGGGTGGGTAATTACTCtatcaaaattactttaataacATAATGCAATAATGGTGATAATTACAACATATTCTCCCCCAAGGCGCTTGAATAAACCATTCATTTTCAGGTAAAGTCATATTTATCACACTATTAAATTTGATCTTGATAATTTGTGTTTAGTTCACCGAAACTAGGTAAGAAACTTGAACTGTACAACACAAACAAAATGTCACACAAACAAAAGTTTTGACTTTGATAACTGATTGACAACTGACAGTCAGAAGATCCATAGAGCAGAGGAAGTTTTAAAGTTCAAATTTCGCCCAGTCGGACGGGATAAATGCGTAGTAATATTCCCTATATTACTgcgcatttatcccgccagactGGAATATAGGGAATATTACTgcgcatttatcccgccagagtgcaGCATTGTATGGTTGGTAAAAAAAGcattgccgccttttgctaagttgataaaaacgtttattttagtgttatttattcatattttccatgtgaaatagtgttattatttttaggataatccactaaaaccttcctttttcctttaaactcgcaccacgattgcgtagaaggtatttttggtcgtattgaaaattggcgctttttgcctccattggcaatgtttgtttaccttatttgtaccagtagcgccatctgcgctgagctttgcaaTATGCCCTATaatgcgtaatatgccctattcaTCCATGGTAGATCTATCGCTTTGAATCTATGATTTCTTGAACATCAAAGCACcatcaaaattaaagtaataaaattttagcttGCAAAGAATTGTGTTAGTAGACCGCCTGACCTaacatctaaataaatatataattcttcTGAAGCAATCCCGCGCTCGCTTCAGGAACTCTTATCCAACCCTTCACCATGCTAATCGCTGACCTTTACTAGTTGGAAAGGCACccatagaagaagaagaatccAACCCTGTATGCTTTAAACCTTATATGAATTTGTGATAAATACTTTTAGGGAAATTTGattgaacttaaaaaaatatatattttttgattatgaTTTACATGGACTTACATATCCTTTCTTTATCttaagaatttatatttctaaaatgtttttatcactAAAGACTAGGCCTCTTAGGCCTTAACTGTTTAATATCCAATGCAGACGTGGCTTATGCCTTCTTTATTGTTCAGTGGACTATAGccacatattttacaaaagacttggctgtatgggcttgTACCCTTTTTCTCCTCAATGAAACGagagaataaacaaaaaaaatcaaagtcaaaataCCAACGTCATTGTCAAAAGCTCGAGGTGATGAATTCGTGTCGTGGGCTGGAAATGGAACCGGAAATCACAAACGAATTGTTTTgctaaatgtttattataaaataatggatttattttcaaaatactgCATTTATTATCCTTCAACGTATATATCTGTGTTATTTTTGATGTGCCTATAGTGATTTCGCGATTAATTTTGTCGTCATAACTTTTAACTGGATAAGAAGGTTAGTATGTGACTGTTGTCACCTTGTACTATgtaacttgtttatttcttgtttttctTAACAATAGAGATTCTTAACAAgaacacaaatattatttcattggtgtttgttttttaataaactatttatatcaatGTTTTTATGCAAACTACGACAGTtctgaaaatgataaaacttttttgttggAGTATATAGGTTAGGTTGTTAGTTACGTATTATTTTAGCGATTTCACGGTTTCTTCCTCATCCGATAAGCTTGGGTGCTCAGGAGCCGCTATCCTACGTTTTCTCCACATCTCACGATCTTCGgtactttttgttttcagaCCATTGAATGATATTAAACTAACACTTGTGTTTACTTCTTCTGCCAGTTCAGTTGTTTCAAATTGACTACTGCCTACCTGTAGCAGCTGACTACCTgtctattattcaataaataaataaacttggcTTATAACAGGCACCATCCCACACAAAGTGTACAAATTAGTTTACattgatttgtatttattacgttaaaACCATAGTCTTAGAACAAAACATTCTCCTACATGGCATTCTCTGTTTACCCAAAGGTGAAACCTattgtactttaaaaaaattgtattgctgtgcaataaagatatgAAATGTTCAGTTCTAGCATGCATTTGCGCCGGTGACCTTCGATGAGGAGCCACATCCAATCGGGCTTGCTTCAGAGAGCCGTTAtgggtaaatattatttaaatcctactcttaaattttctataaagCAGTTCCTAAACAGCCAATTATATTTCGCAATAGCACTAAGAGCTAGCTGTGTTACATGTGTAATTACTGTGTAGtattgtgatttaaaaaattggatAAGTACCATAATGccaatcataaatatattttaattactttacctCTAGTAGCAACATCACTGCTAAATGGAACTTGTTAAGCTGAGACAAATGCTGTGGGTtgcataattattgttattattttacttttataaatgttttctccttttttttaaataaaaataaaaaagggtaTACGCCTCATACGCGGGCCGAAGCCAAGCGTAAGAgggaaaagttttatatgctGAAAGTAGACGTGAGGGTAGACgaagttattaatttacgtGTGATTCGGCATGTGTTTAGTATTACCGCCTTCTGGATCAATTTCtccttttcttaaaataaaaataaaaattaaaaaaagccaAGCGTAAGAgggaaaagttttatatgctGAAGGTAGACGTGAGGGTAGACGAAGTTAAGAATTTACGTGTGATTCGGCATGTGTTTAGtattgctattattataactatgtatattatactta
This genomic interval from Plodia interpunctella isolate USDA-ARS_2022_Savannah chromosome 30, ilPloInte3.2, whole genome shotgun sequence contains the following:
- the LOC128682571 gene encoding serine hydrolase-like protein, translated to MTLPENEWFIQAPWGRICLVAWGDCFNPPVLLVHGARDTAATFRPLVSLLPNNFYYIAIELPGNGRSDRYPPGMMISVYDLVYVVTLVVRHFRWDKFIFVGHSMGTLIGKLYNISYKGSITKMVELDPVTKWITVPPHKFADWYHKYFTAFYEQYEKLNSPKEKSPSYTYQQAIDTLKEGRRLTQETAAATVDRMTEPAGRGRVKFTADRRYKFISTVPFAPDHLKRVFTGITTPTLNIVAENSLKKGYYKGAEFLLDESCFAGNYRIRKVDGGHDVHFVNPDRVAPFVTQFLLYGVEGVNGKPKL